One genomic region from Leguminivora glycinivorella isolate SPB_JAAS2020 chromosome 8, LegGlyc_1.1, whole genome shotgun sequence encodes:
- the LOC125228592 gene encoding phenoloxidase-activating enzyme-like gives MYKSTLFLTAMLVDIGLCRSTTGLNQLESFGQHETNTKGPFNGRPSEPATDKNASHIPPDKFIIAGRPTGLAQYPWLVHMTMKIHEPQDTNMVACGGSLISPRHVLTAAHCLDFEFRSYEDVSVYLAEYNTQTFPNDCVGSQCIKNLVMHPDMITIHEHFDRQQVRNDIGMLRLSGPTPNSEHIRPIPLPTFNINVAQYEGTPLTIAGWGQTEFGQASPIKLHAQVQLISLNTCRRYFAVTSGMLCAAGRNRQDCCFGDSGGPIMVEQQGNYQLVGVVSFGDSKCGGSKPSVYTNVFSYLDWIQKKMRN, from the exons ATGTATAAGTCAACTCTTTTTTTAACTGCTATGTTAGTAGATATCGGCCTGTGTAGATCCACTACTGGCTTGAATCAGCTGGAGAGTTTTGGACAGCATGAGACGAATACAAAAGGGCCTTTCAATGGACGGCCTAGCGAACCAGCTACTGACAAGAACGCTTCCCATATCCCACCTGATAAATTTATAATAG CGGGCAGACCTACCGGTTTAGCCCAGTACCCGTGGCTGGTCCACATGACTATGAAGATCCATGAGCCCCAGGACACCAACATGGTGGCCTGTGGGGGATCCCTCATCAGCCCAAGACACGTGCTCACCGCTGCCCACTGCCTGGATTTCGAATTCAGAAGTTATGAGGA CGTGAGCGTCTACCTAGCGGAGTACAACACCCAGACCTTCCCGAACGACTGCGTCGGGAGCCAGTGCATCAAGAACCTGGTGATGCACCCGGATATGATCACCATCCACGAGCATTTCGATCGACAACAAGTCCGCAACGACATTGGGATGTTAAGGCTCTCTGGGCCCACTCCTAACTCTG AGCACATCCGCCCAATCCCTCTTCCGACTTTCAACATCAACGTGGCACAATACGAAGGAACTCCTCTCACCATCGCCGGCTGGGGCCAAACTGAGTTCGGCCAAGCATCACCCATCAAACTACACGCTCAAGTCCAACTGATCTCACTCAACACATGTAGGAGATACTTCGCGGTGACTAGTGGCATGCTGTGCGCGGCTGGTAGGAACAGACAGGACTGCTGTTTCGGAGACTCTGGTGGCCCGATCATGGTCGAGCAGCAAGGAAACTACCAGCTCGTTGGGGTCGTCAGCTTTGGAGATAGCAAGTGCGGGGGCTCCAAGCCTTCTGTGTACACTAATGTGTTTTCTTATTTGGATTGGATCCAGAAGAAAATGAGGAATTAA
- the LOC125229122 gene encoding uncharacterized protein LOC125229122: FKPMYFLLSFVGLFPYSIQFPRENRSIFRLELFYVKALRIKQDINKAFQTPLALIISICFHTVLRESHNLYHGLVNKIGKVLKNFTDFPTNDIPTKNKERLCLEVNKFKYK, encoded by the exons TTTAAGCCCATGTATTTTCTATTGTCGTTCGTGGGCCTATTCCCTTATTCGATCCAGTTTCCCCGCG AGAATCGAAGTATTTTTCGATTGGAGTTATTTTATGTGAAGGCATTACGAATAAAACAAGATATCAATAAAGCATTTCAAACACCTCTGGCGCTAATAATCAGCATTTGTTTCCATACAGTTTTAAGAGAATCACATAATTTGTACCATGGATTG GTAAACAAAATCGGTAAAGTTCTGAAGAACTTTACCGATTTTCCAACGAACGATATCCCAACAAAGAACAAAGAAAGACTGTGTCTGGAGGTAAATaagtttaaatataaatag